In Thermodesulfitimonas autotrophica, the following proteins share a genomic window:
- the sigE gene encoding RNA polymerase sporulation sigma factor SigE, with amino-acid sequence MNLFRKIVLQLRLLCLRSFLRFGWRRSGYYVGGPETLPPPLSADEEMSLLARLEAGDYSVRNTLIERNLRLVVYIARKYESTGVNIEDLVSIGSIGLIKAVNTFNPQRKVKLATYASRCIENEILMHLRRQARLRQEVSFDEPLNTDWDGNELLLSDVLGTEADVTSRRLEEEVDRKILRLALDRLTGRERIIMELRFGLHGEEKTQKEVADLLGISQSYISRLEKRIIKRLQKEMCRLA; translated from the coding sequence GTGAACCTTTTCCGGAAGATAGTCTTGCAGTTGCGGCTCCTGTGCCTCAGGTCTTTCCTTCGTTTCGGCTGGCGGCGCTCCGGGTACTATGTGGGCGGGCCGGAAACGCTACCGCCGCCCTTGAGCGCCGATGAAGAGATGAGCTTGCTGGCGCGGCTGGAAGCCGGCGATTACTCTGTACGGAATACGTTGATCGAACGGAACCTGCGCCTGGTGGTTTATATCGCGCGCAAATACGAAAGCACCGGCGTCAACATTGAAGACCTCGTCTCGATCGGGAGTATCGGTCTTATCAAGGCGGTTAACACCTTCAACCCGCAGCGCAAGGTGAAACTTGCCACGTACGCCTCCCGCTGCATTGAGAACGAGATTCTGATGCACCTGCGCCGCCAGGCGCGACTCCGGCAGGAGGTCTCCTTCGACGAGCCGCTCAACACGGACTGGGACGGCAACGAGCTGCTGCTTTCCGATGTTTTGGGCACCGAGGCGGACGTTACTTCCCGGCGGTTGGAGGAGGAGGTTGACCGCAAGATCCTGCGCTTGGCGCTCGATCGCCTGACGGGGCGGGAGCGGATCATCATGGAGCTCCGGTTCGGCCTCCACGGGGAGGAGAAGACCCAGAAGGAGGTGGCTGACCTCCTCGGGATCTCGCAGTCTTACATCTCCCGCTTAGAGAAAAGGATCATCAAGCGTTTACAGAAGGAGATGTGCCGGCTGGCCTAA
- a CDS encoding DUF881 domain-containing protein produces MLRRYLAVVFVSLVLGLLVVFQFRTTNQVEQSVPYDRAHELTVELKALAKERAGLEAEVRDLEEKLSRARLGYAQAEEAIKAEVKDASILAGVTPMVGPGVRVLLSNRGTTTPQGAIFAVRDEDLLKIVNELRAAGAEVLSINGQRLLSTSEIRLAGAYINVNLRRITPPYEIIAIGDPVALRSSLEIKGGLVETLRDWGIDVTVETKDRVIVPAYQGPFRYQYARPVRGPA; encoded by the coding sequence ATGCTCAGACGCTATCTTGCCGTGGTTTTTGTTTCGCTCGTGCTTGGTTTGTTAGTGGTTTTTCAGTTCCGCACCACCAACCAGGTCGAGCAATCCGTCCCTTATGACCGGGCCCACGAGCTAACGGTCGAGCTCAAGGCGCTGGCTAAAGAGCGGGCCGGGCTGGAGGCGGAGGTAAGGGACCTGGAAGAAAAACTCTCCCGCGCGCGTCTTGGTTACGCCCAGGCCGAGGAAGCGATCAAAGCCGAGGTTAAAGATGCTAGTATTTTAGCAGGTGTGACCCCTATGGTGGGACCCGGGGTGCGGGTTTTGCTAAGCAACCGGGGGACAACCACCCCGCAGGGGGCCATCTTTGCCGTGCGCGACGAGGATCTGCTAAAAATCGTGAACGAGTTACGTGCTGCAGGGGCGGAGGTTTTGAGCATCAACGGGCAGCGGCTCCTTTCGACTTCCGAGATCCGCCTGGCGGGAGCGTACATTAACGTGAACCTCCGGCGGATTACGCCGCCCTACGAAATCATCGCCATCGGTGACCCAGTTGCGCTCCGGAGCAGCTTGGAGATCAAAGGCGGGCTGGTGGAAACACTGCGTGACTGGGGTATCGACGTTACGGTGGAGACGAAGGACCGGGTCATCGTCCCTGCTTACCAGGGGCCTTTCCGCTACCAGTACGCGCGGCCGGTGCGCGGGCCCGCGTAA
- a CDS encoding DUF881 domain-containing protein, translating into MRTIHFTVLLVTLFLGLLLAVQFRIYQDIERTVPIQRVQRLTAEVRAARAERDRLQAQVTSLRTELDAATAQKGLQPLKRKLREYQLEAGMVAASGPGIEVVLNDSNTALQPGQNPNLYVLHDEDILRVLNELKAAGAEVLAINGERLLATSEVRCTGPTILVNKSKRLAAPFRITAIGDPDTMISALKMRGGVVDTLQEFWGIQVSIRKLAEVTIPAYSGSQKFLYAHPYQEEE; encoded by the coding sequence GTGCGCACGATTCACTTCACAGTACTGCTGGTTACGCTCTTCCTGGGGCTACTATTAGCGGTCCAGTTTCGGATTTACCAGGACATTGAGCGAACCGTTCCTATCCAGCGGGTCCAGAGGCTGACGGCTGAGGTTAGGGCGGCGCGGGCGGAGCGTGACCGGTTGCAGGCGCAGGTTACCAGTCTCAGGACCGAACTCGACGCGGCTACGGCCCAGAAGGGGCTCCAGCCGCTCAAGCGGAAGCTGCGGGAGTACCAGCTGGAAGCCGGGATGGTTGCGGCGAGCGGTCCCGGCATCGAGGTGGTGCTGAACGACAGCAACACTGCCCTGCAGCCCGGGCAGAACCCGAATCTGTACGTTTTGCATGACGAGGATATCCTCCGGGTCCTCAACGAACTGAAGGCTGCTGGGGCGGAAGTCTTGGCCATAAACGGGGAGCGTCTGCTCGCCACCAGTGAGGTCCGCTGTACCGGCCCGACCATTTTAGTAAACAAGTCCAAGCGGCTGGCGGCTCCTTTCCGGATCACCGCGATTGGTGACCCCGACACGATGATCAGTGCGTTGAAGATGCGGGGCGGGGTAGTTGATACCCTCCAGGAGTTCTGGGGCATTCAGGTTTCCATCCGAAAGCTTGCCGAGGTGACCATCCCTGCGTACTCCGGGAGCCAGAAGTTCCTTTACGCGCATCCCTACCAGGAGGAAGAGTGA
- a CDS encoding sigma-E processing peptidase SpoIIGA: MVEYTVYADEIIANNLLMNCAILYLTARLAGVPCRVLRVVTAALTGSLYIFVLFLPGAASFYNLAGKLLLSVVVLLIAFGLLPWRRFLVVWILFFGVSFLAGGVVMGINSLVAGTGALGGESRTLWPGILSALFLVAVVGRKGAILRRRVTAGFFRVPVIIHLGTARVELEGLVDTGNQLSDPVTRDPVVVVEFEAIKDFIPDVMREALARDREPDFSALVAALEGNWATRLRLIPYRSLGKSGGLLVGFKPDLVEVIYGERVVKTSRVVVAVYRHRLSPEDSYNALLHPQLIKAFL; encoded by the coding sequence ATGGTAGAGTACACCGTCTATGCCGACGAGATCATCGCCAACAACCTGTTGATGAACTGCGCCATTCTCTACCTGACGGCGCGGCTCGCCGGCGTGCCCTGCCGTGTTTTACGGGTGGTCACGGCGGCACTAACGGGTTCCCTGTACATTTTCGTCCTGTTTTTACCCGGGGCCGCCTCCTTTTATAATCTGGCCGGGAAGCTCCTGCTCTCCGTGGTGGTGCTCCTGATTGCCTTCGGTTTACTGCCTTGGCGGCGTTTTTTAGTCGTTTGGATACTCTTTTTCGGCGTCTCTTTTCTGGCCGGCGGGGTGGTTATGGGCATCAACAGCCTCGTGGCGGGAACGGGCGCCCTTGGCGGCGAATCCCGGACCCTTTGGCCCGGGATCCTATCGGCGCTTTTCCTGGTGGCGGTTGTGGGCCGGAAAGGCGCCATTTTGCGCCGGAGGGTCACCGCAGGCTTTTTCCGGGTACCGGTAATCATTCATCTCGGCACGGCCAGAGTAGAGTTGGAAGGTTTGGTTGATACCGGGAATCAGCTGAGCGACCCGGTGACGCGTGACCCGGTCGTGGTTGTGGAATTCGAAGCGATCAAGGACTTTATCCCGGATGTGATGAGGGAGGCGCTGGCCAGGGACCGGGAGCCTGATTTTAGCGCCCTGGTGGCTGCGCTGGAAGGCAACTGGGCGACGCGGCTCCGGCTTATACCTTACCGGTCGCTCGGAAAGAGCGGCGGGCTCCTGGTGGGTTTCAAACCTGATCTGGTAGAGGTTATCTACGGCGAGCGGGTGGTTAAAACGTCGCGGGTGGTGGTGGCGGTTTACCGCCACCGCTTGAGTCCGGAAGATAGCTATAACGCGCTGCTCCACCCGCAGCTCATTAAGGCTTTTCTGTAG
- the ftsZ gene encoding cell division protein FtsZ, whose protein sequence is MIDIELDLDRFANIKVIGVGGGGSNAVNRMITAGVKGVEFIAINTDAQALAMSQSPNKIQIGAKLTKGLGAGGNPEIGEKAAEESRDEIAASLKGADMVFVTAGMGGGTGTGAAPIVAELAKELGALTVGVVTRPFTFEGRKRQLQAETGVNRLRERVDTLITIPNDRLLQVIDKNTSMVEAFRIADDVLRQGVQGISDLIAVPGLINLDFADVRTIMKDAGSALMGIGVARGENRAVEAAKAAISSPLLETSIEGARGVLLNMTGDPSMRLLEVNESAQIIAQVVDPEANIIFGAVIDESLNDEVRVTVIATGFESRPAKASVDPGIKLFNQHEDIDIPEFLLRRSNR, encoded by the coding sequence GTGATCGACATCGAACTCGATCTGGACAGGTTTGCGAACATTAAGGTAATTGGCGTTGGCGGCGGCGGCAGTAACGCCGTAAACAGGATGATTACCGCGGGAGTAAAGGGAGTCGAGTTTATCGCCATCAATACCGATGCTCAGGCGCTGGCAATGTCTCAAAGTCCGAACAAGATCCAGATCGGGGCCAAGCTGACCAAGGGGCTGGGGGCGGGGGGAAATCCCGAAATCGGTGAAAAGGCGGCAGAGGAAAGCAGGGACGAGATAGCGGCGAGCCTCAAAGGTGCCGATATGGTTTTCGTAACTGCCGGCATGGGCGGCGGCACCGGCACGGGGGCGGCGCCCATCGTAGCCGAATTAGCTAAAGAACTCGGCGCCCTGACGGTAGGTGTGGTAACCAGGCCCTTCACTTTCGAGGGACGAAAGCGGCAGCTCCAGGCGGAGACCGGAGTCAACCGGTTGCGGGAGCGGGTTGATACCCTGATCACGATCCCGAACGACCGGCTTCTGCAGGTGATCGATAAAAATACCTCGATGGTGGAGGCCTTCCGGATTGCCGATGACGTGCTGCGCCAGGGGGTACAGGGCATCTCGGACTTAATCGCTGTTCCCGGGCTCATCAACCTGGATTTTGCCGATGTGCGCACCATTATGAAGGATGCGGGCTCCGCATTGATGGGCATCGGCGTGGCGCGGGGCGAAAACCGGGCGGTTGAGGCGGCCAAAGCAGCAATCTCTAGCCCTCTCTTAGAGACGAGTATCGAGGGGGCGCGCGGGGTCCTCCTTAATATGACGGGCGATCCTTCGATGCGGCTTCTCGAGGTCAACGAATCGGCGCAGATTATTGCTCAGGTAGTTGATCCGGAGGCCAACATTATTTTCGGCGCAGTGATCGACGAGAGCCTCAACGACGAGGTGCGGGTGACGGTGATTGCTACCGGATTCGAAAGCAGGCCGGCTAAAGCGAGCGTGGACCCCGGGATAAAGCTCTTTAACCAGCACGAGGATATCGACATTCCGGAATTTCTCTTGCGCCGCTCAAACCGGTAA
- the murA gene encoding UDP-N-acetylglucosamine 1-carboxyvinyltransferase gives MRFVIKGPNRLYGTIETSGAKNAVLPILAGTLLCDGQSIIEGVPQLKDVDVMCDVLSHLGAKTVRNGATLTIDTASLRLEEVSEELMRRMRASALVLGPLLARFGRARISQPGGCNIGSRPIDLHLKGLRALGAEIKERSGYITAEVGRLKGADIHLDIPSVGATENLMMAAVFAAGTTIIRNAAREPEIVDLQNFLNRAGARIRGAGTSTIKVDGVKSLRAPQGHRVIPDRIEAGTHIIAAALTGGEVVVKNVIPEHLEPLLAKLREAGVDIQVERDAVRVRREGVLKAVDIRTMPYPGFPTDLQAQMCALLAVARGTSVVTETVFDNRFKHVPELRRMGADIYAEGRAIIIRGVERLTGARVEAPDLRAGAALVLAGLAAENTTVVDNVAHIDRGYEKIEEKYRSLGAAIERLVS, from the coding sequence ATGCGCTTCGTCATCAAGGGGCCAAACCGCTTATACGGAACTATTGAAACCAGTGGTGCCAAAAACGCTGTTCTGCCCATCCTGGCCGGGACGCTCCTGTGTGACGGCCAAAGTATCATCGAAGGGGTGCCCCAACTCAAAGATGTCGACGTGATGTGCGACGTTTTGTCCCATCTGGGGGCCAAGACGGTGCGGAACGGCGCTACCCTTACCATAGATACGGCAAGTTTGCGGCTGGAAGAGGTTTCGGAAGAATTGATGCGCCGGATGAGGGCTTCGGCGCTGGTTTTGGGCCCGCTTTTGGCAAGGTTCGGACGGGCCAGGATCTCCCAGCCAGGCGGCTGTAACATCGGGTCACGGCCGATAGACTTACACCTTAAAGGGTTGCGGGCCCTGGGGGCGGAAATCAAAGAGCGCTCCGGATACATAACGGCAGAAGTCGGGAGACTAAAAGGGGCAGATATTCATTTGGACATCCCGAGCGTCGGGGCTACGGAAAACCTGATGATGGCGGCAGTTTTTGCGGCCGGTACCACCATAATCAGAAACGCGGCCCGGGAACCGGAAATTGTAGACCTGCAAAACTTTCTCAACCGGGCCGGTGCCCGGATTCGGGGAGCCGGAACTTCCACCATTAAGGTGGACGGCGTGAAATCTTTGCGCGCCCCGCAGGGGCACCGGGTTATTCCCGACCGCATCGAAGCAGGAACCCACATCATTGCTGCGGCCCTTACGGGCGGGGAAGTGGTGGTAAAGAACGTGATCCCCGAGCACTTAGAGCCACTGTTGGCGAAACTGCGCGAGGCCGGAGTGGATATCCAGGTGGAAAGAGACGCGGTGCGGGTCCGGCGGGAAGGAGTGCTCAAGGCGGTAGACATCCGGACTATGCCCTATCCCGGTTTCCCCACCGACCTCCAGGCGCAGATGTGCGCCCTCCTGGCCGTAGCCCGGGGGACGAGTGTCGTAACCGAAACTGTTTTTGACAACCGCTTTAAGCACGTTCCGGAGCTCCGGCGGATGGGGGCGGATATCTATGCCGAGGGCCGGGCGATAATCATCCGGGGCGTCGAGCGGCTGACGGGGGCGCGCGTTGAGGCGCCGGACCTGCGGGCCGGAGCGGCGTTGGTGCTGGCGGGGTTAGCGGCGGAGAACACTACCGTGGTTGACAACGTGGCGCATATCGACCGGGGCTACGAAAAAATAGAGGAAAAGTACCGTTCTCTCGGAGCAGCTATCGAACGGCTCGTCTCTTGA
- the sigG gene encoding RNA polymerase sporulation sigma factor SigG → MLNKVEICGVNTAKLPVLTAAKMRELFEAMHNGDPSARTELINGNLRLVLSVIQRFTNRGEYVDDLFQVGCIGLIKAIDNFDLKQNVKFSTYAVPMIIGEIRRYLRDNNAIRVSRSLRDVAYKALQVRDALASKNAREPSVNEIAAELKLPEEEVVLALDAIQEPVSLFEPIYHDGGDPIYVMDQIGDEKNQDSNWLEVIAIRDALRRLSEREKLILTMRFFEGKTQMEVAEEIGISQAQVSRLEKAALNHMRKYI, encoded by the coding sequence ATGCTCAACAAGGTCGAGATCTGCGGTGTCAATACGGCAAAGCTTCCGGTGCTAACTGCGGCCAAGATGCGGGAGCTTTTTGAAGCGATGCATAACGGTGACCCCAGTGCCCGCACCGAGCTTATCAACGGAAACCTGCGGTTGGTTTTGAGCGTGATCCAGCGTTTCACCAACCGGGGGGAATATGTGGACGACCTCTTTCAAGTTGGGTGTATCGGCCTGATCAAGGCGATTGATAACTTCGACCTCAAACAAAACGTAAAGTTTTCGACCTACGCGGTGCCGATGATTATCGGGGAGATCCGCCGCTACCTGCGGGATAACAACGCGATCCGGGTATCGCGCTCGCTGCGGGATGTGGCCTATAAGGCCCTGCAGGTGCGGGACGCGCTGGCGAGCAAGAACGCGCGGGAGCCTTCGGTGAACGAAATTGCGGCGGAGCTAAAACTGCCGGAGGAAGAGGTTGTTTTGGCGCTTGACGCCATTCAGGAACCGGTTTCACTCTTCGAGCCGATCTATCATGATGGCGGCGACCCGATCTACGTGATGGACCAGATCGGGGACGAAAAGAACCAGGATAGCAACTGGCTCGAGGTGATCGCTATCCGGGACGCGCTACGGCGCTTAAGTGAGCGGGAAAAATTGATCCTTACCATGCGTTTCTTTGAAGGGAAAACCCAGATGGAGGTAGCCGAAGAGATCGGGATTTCTCAGGCGCAGGTTTCGCGCTTGGAGAAGGCAGCGCTTAACCACATGCGTAAATACATCTGA
- a CDS encoding cell division protein FtsQ/DivIB, producing MLLLVCGFVLLSSPLFSIREIQVEGNKQVASKEITGAAHIPPGENIFRVNLKDAAARVRRIPAVKEVAVVRCLPNRIKIRVCEREAIALVPGKGGFYALDEAGVCIGRARADCPLPVVTGAGSAPAPGRSLATEGYRTAVTVLKAFDAKLTVRLAEVHVTPYQVVELFTSDGVKVYFGRPEKIMEKGLILSRLLDALGSRKVAYIDLKVADRPVVKFVPAEEEKGAHDSLHSTAGYALPGATISGPVSDLPGH from the coding sequence GTGTTGCTGCTCGTTTGTGGGTTTGTGCTCCTCAGCTCCCCTCTTTTTTCTATTCGCGAGATCCAGGTGGAAGGAAATAAACAGGTAGCGTCGAAGGAAATAACTGGTGCGGCACACATTCCGCCGGGTGAAAACATCTTTCGGGTCAACCTGAAGGATGCAGCTGCGCGTGTAAGACGGATTCCCGCTGTGAAAGAGGTTGCGGTCGTCCGGTGCCTGCCGAACCGGATCAAGATCAGGGTTTGTGAAAGGGAGGCAATTGCCCTCGTTCCGGGAAAGGGCGGTTTTTACGCGCTCGACGAAGCGGGCGTATGTATCGGCAGAGCGAGAGCCGATTGCCCCCTGCCGGTCGTCACCGGAGCCGGGAGTGCACCGGCACCGGGAAGGAGCCTAGCTACCGAGGGTTACCGGACGGCGGTTACGGTTTTGAAAGCCTTTGACGCTAAGCTTACGGTACGGCTGGCAGAGGTTCACGTAACGCCGTACCAGGTGGTTGAGCTTTTTACCAGCGACGGCGTGAAAGTTTATTTTGGTCGTCCCGAGAAGATTATGGAAAAAGGATTAATCCTCTCCCGTCTCCTGGACGCCCTCGGTAGCCGTAAGGTAGCTTACATCGACCTGAAAGTTGCCGACAGGCCGGTGGTAAAGTTTGTGCCTGCGGAGGAGGAAAAGGGTGCGCACGATTCACTTCACAGTACTGCTGGTTACGCTCTTCCTGGGGCTACTATTAGCGGTCCAGTTTCGGATTTACCAGGACATTGA
- a CDS encoding DNA methyltransferase: protein MRTTHKIIIGDARWMKEVADESVHLIITSPPYWQLKDYGNGKQIGFNDTYEDYINNLNLVWNECHRVLYPGCRLCINIGDQFARSVYYGRYKVIPIRTEIIKFCESAGFDYMGAIIWQKVTTCNTTGGATVMGSFPYPRNGILKLDYEFILIFKKYGTPPKVSKELKEASKLTLEEWNQYFSGHWNFPGERQDRHLAMFPEELPRRLIKMFSFVGDTVLDPFLGSGTTSLAAKNLGRNSIGYEINAAFLPVIKEKLGLGQITTFADATFEIIKQEEPEADFKAAISKLPYIFRDPVKFDRKVNPKKLRFGSKIDNAHHERETYYTVEEIISPEILVLNGDLKIRLLGVKEKIEKTGEALAYLRQKTRGQKVFLRFDEIKYDDDNNLLCYLYLRNKTFINAHLIKNGLVAVDASLDYKHKEKFLSLANHRKPTIHEAQA, encoded by the coding sequence ATGCGCACCACGCATAAGATAATCATCGGCGACGCCAGGTGGATGAAAGAGGTGGCTGACGAGTCGGTGCACCTGATCATCACCTCGCCGCCCTACTGGCAGCTCAAGGACTACGGCAACGGAAAGCAGATCGGTTTTAACGATACCTATGAGGACTACATCAACAACCTCAACTTAGTTTGGAACGAATGCCACCGGGTGTTATACCCCGGCTGCCGCCTTTGCATCAATATCGGTGACCAGTTTGCCCGGTCGGTCTATTACGGCCGGTACAAAGTCATTCCCATCCGGACGGAAATCATTAAGTTTTGCGAAAGCGCCGGCTTTGACTATATGGGCGCAATCATCTGGCAGAAGGTTACCACCTGCAACACCACCGGCGGGGCCACGGTGATGGGCTCGTTCCCCTACCCGCGCAACGGCATTCTCAAGTTAGACTACGAATTCATCTTAATCTTTAAAAAATACGGCACCCCGCCGAAGGTAAGCAAAGAGCTCAAGGAAGCGTCAAAGCTAACGTTAGAGGAGTGGAACCAGTACTTTTCCGGGCACTGGAACTTCCCCGGCGAGAGGCAGGACAGGCACCTGGCGATGTTTCCGGAAGAGCTGCCCCGGCGGCTGATCAAAATGTTCAGTTTCGTGGGTGATACGGTGCTCGACCCGTTCCTCGGCAGCGGCACCACTTCTCTGGCCGCTAAAAACCTGGGCCGGAACTCCATCGGCTACGAGATAAACGCCGCCTTCCTCCCGGTGATAAAAGAGAAGTTAGGGCTTGGGCAGATAACCACCTTCGCGGATGCAACCTTCGAGATAATCAAGCAAGAAGAGCCGGAGGCAGATTTTAAAGCGGCGATTTCCAAGCTGCCTTACATCTTCCGCGACCCGGTAAAATTCGACAGGAAGGTTAACCCGAAGAAGCTGCGTTTCGGCTCAAAGATAGACAACGCGCACCACGAAAGAGAAACTTACTATACGGTGGAAGAGATTATCTCCCCCGAAATACTGGTCTTGAACGGGGACTTAAAGATCAGGCTGTTAGGCGTTAAAGAGAAGATAGAGAAAACCGGCGAAGCCCTAGCGTACCTACGGCAGAAAACCCGGGGGCAGAAGGTCTTCCTACGCTTTGACGAGATCAAGTACGACGATGATAACAACCTGCTCTGTTATCTTTATTTACGGAATAAAACCTTTATCAACGCGCACCTGATTAAGAACGGGTTGGTTGCTGTAGATGCTTCGCTTGATTACAAACACAAGGAGAAATTTTTATCTCTTGCCAACCACCGGAAGCCTACAATCCATGAAGCACAAGCTTAG
- a CDS encoding small basic family protein: MWLGIFFALVGLILGTAIGLNVPLVFPQAYGKYIGLAVLAALDSVFGGIRASMEDRFDDVIFLSGFFANALLAAGLVFLGDRLGVELYTAAIVAFGVRLFQNLGVIRRHLLKK; this comes from the coding sequence ATGTGGCTCGGGATCTTCTTTGCCCTGGTCGGCCTGATTCTCGGCACAGCTATCGGTCTTAACGTCCCCCTGGTGTTTCCGCAGGCCTACGGAAAATATATCGGGCTGGCGGTGCTGGCGGCGCTTGATTCGGTCTTCGGCGGTATTAGGGCCTCGATGGAAGACCGTTTTGACGACGTTATCTTCCTCAGCGGCTTTTTTGCGAATGCCCTCCTGGCTGCCGGACTGGTTTTTCTCGGCGACCGCCTCGGGGTGGAGCTCTACACGGCCGCGATAGTGGCTTTCGGCGTGCGGCTTTTCCAAAACTTAGGGGTTATCAGGCGCCACCTCTTGAAAAAGTAA
- the murB gene encoding UDP-N-acetylmuramate dehydrogenase, whose product MNRLAEELAARIAGRVLPNEPLKEHTTWRIGGPADLLVEPASREDLKMILRFVREKGLPFTVIGNGSNLLVSDTGIRGVVVKIGERMGAISVAGRSITAGAGAKLGRVAAVAQEAGLGGLEFTVGIPATIGGAVTMNAGANGSMIGDLVETVTVVDYAGQEKVFNRAELAFGYRYSRLQQLKAIVVEVVLGLTPDDPEAIRRRSQEYLQKRRRTQPLEYPSAGSVFKNPPGDAAGRLIELAGAKGLRIGDAMVSEKHANFIVNLGAAKASDVLLLIERVRGMVRAKFGITLELEVKILGDSGAG is encoded by the coding sequence GTGAACCGCCTGGCGGAAGAGCTTGCGGCCAGGATTGCGGGCCGGGTCCTGCCTAACGAGCCTTTAAAAGAACACACCACCTGGCGGATCGGTGGGCCTGCGGACCTTTTGGTAGAGCCGGCTTCGCGTGAGGATTTAAAAATGATCTTGCGCTTTGTCCGGGAAAAGGGGCTACCCTTTACCGTTATCGGCAACGGTTCGAATCTCCTGGTGAGTGATACCGGAATCCGGGGGGTGGTAGTCAAGATTGGCGAGCGTATGGGAGCCATTAGCGTTGCCGGTCGGAGCATCACCGCTGGCGCCGGGGCCAAACTTGGCCGGGTGGCGGCGGTGGCCCAGGAAGCGGGGCTCGGCGGGCTGGAATTCACCGTCGGGATCCCGGCCACGATCGGCGGGGCCGTGACGATGAACGCAGGGGCCAACGGCTCCATGATTGGCGATCTGGTTGAGACAGTCACTGTGGTTGATTACGCGGGGCAGGAAAAGGTTTTCAACCGGGCGGAGCTTGCTTTCGGGTACCGTTACAGCCGGTTACAGCAGCTCAAGGCAATCGTGGTGGAAGTGGTCCTCGGCCTGACGCCTGACGACCCGGAGGCGATCAGGCGGCGGAGCCAGGAATACCTGCAGAAAAGGCGCCGCACCCAGCCGCTCGAGTACCCGAGTGCGGGAAGCGTCTTCAAGAACCCTCCCGGCGATGCGGCCGGGCGTCTGATCGAACTTGCCGGGGCTAAAGGGTTACGGATTGGCGACGCGATGGTTTCGGAGAAACACGCGAACTTCATTGTCAACTTAGGAGCGGCGAAAGCGAGTGACGTCCTATTACTAATTGAGCGGGTTCGCGGAATGGTGCGGGCGAAGTTCGGTATAACCTTAGAGCTTGAGGTGAAAATACTGGGCGACAGCGGGGCGGGGTGA